From one Chitinivibrionia bacterium genomic stretch:
- a CDS encoding flagellar basal body-associated FliL family protein, with amino-acid sequence MSEEQEEREKKVKEAPKPKSGPNIVVVIAVLLVVQALVAFVLVQFALPSGGGAGWDEINHPEAVKKINPMHEAIVFNMETTVSIAGTQGMNFMRVRLALATDNTDRANARIQSGLLGIETQIRSKVHDYLSTLSFEEATNPGIRDHIRSMLLTEINSVIAPANIGRLSNVYIEEFLVQ; translated from the coding sequence ATGTCGGAAGAACAAGAGGAAAGAGAAAAAAAAGTTAAAGAGGCGCCCAAACCGAAGTCGGGTCCTAATATTGTTGTAGTTATAGCGGTGCTTTTGGTGGTTCAGGCGTTAGTGGCGTTTGTGCTTGTGCAATTTGCGCTTCCCAGCGGCGGCGGAGCAGGTTGGGACGAAATCAATCATCCCGAAGCTGTAAAAAAGATAAATCCTATGCACGAGGCTATAGTATTTAATATGGAAACAACCGTGAGCATTGCAGGAACGCAGGGGATGAATTTTATGAGAGTGCGGCTTGCGCTTGCTACCGATAATACCGACAGAGCGAACGCCAGAATTCAGTCGGGGCTTTTGGGAATAGAAACGCAAATTCGAAGCAAAGTGCACGATTATTTGTCCACTTTGTCATTTGAAGAAGCGACTAATCCCGGTATAAGAGACCATATTCGCTCTATGCTTTTGACTGAAATAAATTCGGTAATAGCGCCTGCAAATATCGGCAGATTATCGAACGTTTATATTGAGGAGTTTCTCGTTCAATAA
- a CDS encoding flagellar motor protein MotB, with product MPEENIEEQKCPPCKQKIAEWMTSYSDLMALLVCFFVLLFALSTVDPGKFDLAASSFQQAFNGVMTSLPTVPIHQEVIRPRLGGDAQNKRIAADAAMRIREVAQRENLQDAVKVEVTDSGIAIRISDRVSFDPGSDRLHADFSTILQEITRIANDMPDREVRVEGHTDNVPIRTARFPSNWELSAARAVAVLRYLYQNGVAPSRLSAVGYGEFRPVASNATEAGRRENRRIEVYIEYLDKR from the coding sequence ATGCCTGAAGAAAATATAGAAGAGCAAAAATGTCCTCCCTGTAAACAAAAAATAGCAGAATGGATGACATCGTACAGCGATTTGATGGCGCTTCTTGTGTGTTTCTTTGTTTTGCTTTTCGCGCTTTCTACCGTGGATCCGGGTAAATTCGATTTGGCGGCAAGTTCTTTTCAACAGGCGTTTAACGGTGTTATGACAAGCTTGCCGACAGTTCCGATACATCAAGAAGTAATACGTCCGCGACTTGGCGGAGACGCACAAAACAAACGCATTGCCGCCGACGCCGCAATGCGTATCAGAGAAGTTGCACAACGCGAAAACTTGCAGGATGCGGTTAAAGTTGAAGTGACCGACTCGGGAATTGCCATAAGAATATCGGACAGGGTAAGTTTTGACCCCGGAAGCGACAGATTACACGCCGACTTTTCCACAATTTTGCAAGAAATCACCAGAATAGCCAATGATATGCCCGACCGCGAAGTCCGCGTTGAGGGACATACCGATAATGTCCCCATAAGAACAGCAAGATTTCCTTCCAACTGGGAATTATCTGCCGCCAGAGCAGTAGCCGTTCTGAGATATTTATACCAAAACGGCGTTGCCCCTTCACGTCTTTCGGCAGTAGGCTACGGCGAGTTCCGTCCTGTCGCTTCTAACGCTACAGAGGCGGGAAGGCGCGAAAACAGGCGGATTGAAGTATATATAGAATATCTTGATAAACGATAA
- a CDS encoding MotA/TolQ/ExbB proton channel family protein, giving the protein MNIATIVGIVTMLALVIMAMMGTTGPAALGAFFDIPSIQIVILGTFAGGFASFPLAKTIKIPSVLAQAIGGEKGDPIGTIKTLVDFAEKARKEGILALESGANKIPDEFLKRGLNLAVDGTEAGLIRDIMKTELTGIEARHEDYVKLFEYMSGLAPAMGMIGTFVGLVLMLGNLTDIESLGPNMAIAIITSLYGAILSNCVFTPLANALSEKTKKEMLIKNIMIEGIMSIVAGDNPRIVEQKLAACLDPINRTKVIKQR; this is encoded by the coding sequence ATGAATATAGCGACAATCGTCGGAATAGTTACGATGCTTGCCTTGGTCATTATGGCTATGATGGGAACAACAGGACCTGCGGCATTAGGCGCTTTTTTCGACATTCCCTCAATTCAGATTGTGATATTGGGAACATTTGCGGGCGGGTTTGCTTCTTTTCCGTTGGCTAAAACCATTAAAATTCCGTCGGTTCTGGCGCAGGCAATCGGAGGCGAAAAAGGCGACCCCATCGGAACTATAAAAACGTTGGTGGATTTTGCGGAAAAGGCGCGTAAAGAAGGTATTTTGGCATTAGAGAGCGGCGCAAACAAAATCCCCGACGAATTCCTTAAACGCGGGCTTAACCTCGCAGTTGACGGCACCGAGGCAGGGCTTATTCGCGACATTATGAAAACCGAACTAACAGGAATAGAAGCGCGCCACGAAGACTACGTAAAACTTTTTGAATATATGTCAGGTCTTGCTCCCGCTATGGGAATGATAGGAACGTTCGTAGGTCTTGTTTTGATGCTTGGAAACCTAACCGACATCGAAAGTTTGGGTCCTAATATGGCTATTGCGATTATTACGTCTCTTTACGGCGCTATTTTGTCGAACTGCGTCTTCACCCCTTTGGCAAACGCACTTTCCGAAAAAACCAAAAAAGAAATGCTGATAAAAAACATAATGATAGAAGGAATTATGTCGATTGTCGCGGGCGATAACCCAAGAATTGTAGAACAAAAACTCGCCGCGTGTCTTGACCCCATAAACAGGACAAAGGTTATTAAACAGCGATAG
- a CDS encoding flagellar FlbD family protein, translating into MIVLRKLNGQEFILNADLIEAVEANPDTKIKLYTGNFYVVKNSVDEVVQMAVEYRKNCGGTLRVVNKKSEEEQ; encoded by the coding sequence GTGATAGTTTTACGGAAATTGAACGGTCAGGAATTCATACTCAACGCCGACTTAATAGAGGCTGTAGAGGCAAATCCGGACACGAAGATAAAACTCTATACAGGAAACTTTTATGTAGTGAAAAACAGCGTGGACGAAGTTGTTCAAATGGCGGTGGAATACCGAAAAAACTGTGGCGGAACGCTGAGAGTAGTCAATAAGAAAAGTGAGGAAGAACAATGA
- a CDS encoding flagellar hook-basal body complex protein gives MVRSLYTGVSGLRNHQLMMDVTSHNIANVNTTAFKSQRITMKEGFTQMLRGAQRPVGDHGGVNPMQVGLGMAVGSIDSIMEQGSLQSTGQITDLAIEGRGFFAFTNGRGGTFYSRNGALQLNAQGYLVSPTNGMNLLGLTADSSGVIRGSALPGPIKIPFTDKLPARATEEITFACNLNANGMGRGSWIHTASFFTSHELDTTAGRENTLLTGLFDHNGNSLNIRENDELRVAFTDATGTTVDQTFRVVAYNSTPAPDPTDGTVATLEDLRRAIEIATGGAPVVVDITPDGRLEISGVGNTAGISDVTNLAVRNITRPTSDGFVANVFQWPDALAGATHTSIGGLLTAANEDTPLHLVRDSNGRGLGLENGDQIRVNANVGNTALPPCADGGLMFSDGGITAGSVGPATTIGDLMFYMQTRLRLPDLVPTDSGEEVRSLQINNAADGDLRAPVGSLVIRGQVGSAFSITGLSINATNATPNTPPPSAFNANMNGTQFQANRDVEVHSTSIEVFDNTGASHTLMMTFTHSGIPGEWLWEITPREGQLILSGNHGRLSFAPDGSPASLEFADGSTDFRFDPRNDSGEMAIRLNVGFAGSHLGITQFESPTTTAIVAQDGYPMGQLLDISITETGEINGLYSSGISRTLAQILVAEFQNPAGLLRTGDSMWAESHNSGNGVLLRAGSSSKSSIKPGALEMSNVDLAAEFTDLIKTQRGYQSNARIISTSDSLLQELVNLVR, from the coding sequence ATGGTTAGGTCACTTTACACAGGTGTTTCGGGTTTAAGAAACCACCAACTTATGATGGACGTAACGTCCCACAACATTGCAAACGTTAATACAACTGCGTTTAAGTCGCAGAGAATAACAATGAAAGAAGGGTTTACACAAATGCTTCGCGGAGCGCAACGACCCGTAGGAGACCACGGCGGAGTTAACCCTATGCAAGTAGGTCTCGGAATGGCGGTAGGCTCCATAGACAGCATTATGGAACAAGGCTCGCTTCAAAGCACAGGTCAAATTACCGACTTGGCTATTGAAGGACGCGGTTTTTTTGCTTTCACTAACGGACGCGGCGGCACATTTTACAGCAGAAACGGCGCATTGCAATTAAACGCACAAGGATATTTGGTATCTCCCACAAACGGAATGAACTTGCTCGGACTTACTGCAGACAGCAGCGGAGTAATACGCGGCTCAGCGCTTCCCGGTCCTATTAAAATTCCGTTTACGGACAAATTGCCCGCGCGTGCAACGGAAGAAATTACTTTTGCTTGTAATCTTAACGCAAACGGTATGGGACGCGGAAGCTGGATACACACGGCTTCGTTCTTTACTTCGCACGAACTTGATACGACGGCAGGTCGTGAAAACACTCTTTTAACAGGACTTTTTGACCATAACGGAAATTCGCTTAATATTAGGGAAAACGATGAGCTTCGTGTAGCATTTACAGATGCAACCGGTACAACTGTGGATCAAACATTCAGAGTTGTTGCTTACAATTCCACCCCTGCTCCTGACCCTACCGACGGCACAGTAGCAACGCTTGAGGATTTGAGGCGGGCGATTGAAATTGCAACGGGAGGAGCACCAGTGGTAGTAGATATTACCCCTGACGGCAGATTGGAAATAAGTGGCGTTGGCAACACAGCTGGAATTAGTGATGTGACAAACCTTGCCGTAAGAAACATTACAAGACCTACTTCGGACGGTTTTGTGGCGAACGTGTTTCAGTGGCCCGACGCTCTTGCAGGTGCTACTCACACATCTATCGGAGGTTTACTTACCGCTGCCAATGAAGATACTCCGTTGCATTTGGTGCGCGATTCAAACGGACGCGGACTTGGTTTGGAAAACGGCGACCAGATAAGGGTTAATGCAAATGTCGGTAATACTGCTTTACCTCCTTGTGCTGACGGCGGACTTATGTTTTCTGACGGCGGTATTACTGCCGGTTCCGTAGGTCCTGCAACAACAATAGGGGATTTGATGTTCTATATGCAAACACGACTTCGCTTGCCCGATTTGGTACCGACAGACAGCGGAGAAGAAGTTCGTTCTCTTCAAATTAACAACGCGGCGGACGGCGATTTGCGCGCGCCCGTCGGAAGTTTGGTAATTCGCGGACAAGTCGGTTCGGCATTTTCAATAACGGGACTTTCCATAAATGCAACTAATGCTACTCCGAACACTCCTCCGCCATCGGCATTTAACGCCAATATGAACGGAACGCAGTTTCAGGCGAACAGAGATGTAGAAGTGCATTCGACTTCCATAGAAGTATTTGACAACACGGGAGCCTCGCATACTCTTATGATGACCTTTACGCATTCGGGAATTCCCGGTGAATGGCTTTGGGAAATCACGCCTCGCGAAGGACAGCTGATTTTGAGCGGAAATCACGGACGCCTCAGTTTTGCACCCGACGGAAGCCCTGCTTCGTTGGAATTCGCCGACGGTAGCACGGATTTCAGATTTGACCCGCGCAACGATTCGGGCGAAATGGCAATAAGATTAAACGTAGGCTTTGCAGGCTCGCACTTGGGAATAACCCAGTTTGAAAGCCCGACAACAACCGCAATCGTAGCACAGGACGGCTATCCGATGGGACAACTGCTCGACATTTCCATTACGGAAACAGGCGAAATAAACGGGCTCTATTCGAGTGGTATCTCAAGAACTTTGGCGCAGATTTTGGTTGCTGAATTCCAAAACCCCGCAGGACTTTTGAGAACAGGCGACAGTATGTGGGCGGAATCGCATAACAGCGGAAACGGCGTACTTTTGAGAGCCGGCTCATCGTCAAAATCCTCGATTAAACCGGGTGCGCTCGAAATGTCGAACGTGGATTTGGCGGCGGAATTTACGGATTTGATTAAAACTCAGCGCGGTTATCAATCGAACGCGAGAATTATATCGACTTCGGATTCGCTTTTGCAAGAATTGGTGAATTTGGTAAGATAA